The DNA window ACATAGATTCTACCTACTAATAACTAAGTCAACTCCCGCCCTCGTCCTTCCTTCACTTCCTCTTCTGGAAACTACTCGAGATCCTATTGGACGACTAGTGCGCACGTTCCGAAGCATCCGATTGGCTGAGAAATGGTCGCAAGCGTACAATGTGAGAGGGAGAGCGGATCTTTCCGGAGGAGGTTACGCTTTTCTGGACCTGCCCCTTCGTTTCCGCCTTCTCGTTGCTACAGCGACCGGATTGCAATTGGTTCTGGTTTGGCCACCTCCCCAGCCAGTTCCTTCTCCGTTCGCCTCTTGCGCCCAATCCTCGAATTTGATTGGCTACTCTAGACCTCGCGGATTGACTAAGATTGGGAGCAGAAGAATTTAAGCTAGTCACGGGGTTCAAAATGGCTTCCGCTGTTTCGGTGACGTAAGAAACCGAATCTGAGTTCGCAGGGGCCCTTTACAATGATGTCGCCAGGAGAATGGCTATTGGCCCCATCTCCTAGACGTCACAGATACTAACCCTTTCCCGCCCCGCCCTCCTCCTCCCCGCGGAGCGTTCACACTCTTCCATCCCCCTTGGTCTTGGCCGACTCTCGGAGCGGAACTCGACTCTCCAGGTTCCTTTCTTCGATGACGCACGGAGCAGAAACGAGTTTAGCTGTAGTTCAGCTCGTGTGGTGCCGTGggaaaagagtgctgaatttgaagTGAGAGAACCTGGGCGGAAATCCTGGCTCTGCGTCTGACTCTTTGGGTGACCTCGGGAGTCACTGGACTGGACTTCCCTCAGATCCTAATGTCTTCGTCTTCTGTGGAGAGAATGGCTGGACGGTCTTGTCTCCATAATGCTTTGgatggtctccaaggtcctttccagttctgatactttaatgtttCTGCCATGACCTGCAGAGCTAGAATTAGAcccaccccttcctccttgtGACACACCAAGCAGAACTGGGGTCTTCTTCCTGGGCAGGGTGCCCCTACCCTACCCGCTGCAGCTCAGCGTAGCCCAGGTGCCTGGCGTAGGCAGCCAGGCCTAGGCAGTGTGAGTCCTCCCTCCTCTGTGGCCCAAGCACATCAACCTGGTAATAAGCCTACCTTTCTCCCTCCTACTCCCACCCATCTCACCTCCAGTCTGTCCTCCAGCCCTGGCTCGGAGGCATGGCCGGTGAGATGCAGGTTAATTGTGGGGGCAAAGGGAGGGGTTTGGAGGGATGAAGAGGGAGGAGGCAAAAATGAGAAGCTTGTGATCTCCTCCCATTTGTTTCCCTAGGCATTGGTTTCCTTGGGCCTCTATAAAGTGAGGGTAGGTGGTCTCCAAGGCTGCCTCCATCTCcgacattccatgttctatgattctatgagagggaggagacagagcAGATAGGGCCCTCAGAGAGAAACCAAGAtatctggggggtggggtggggggaagaaccCCAACATCTGGGGGGAACTGGAAAGTAAAGGGAAAGCAGGAAAGGGCTACCCCTAACTTGATGGAGCTGGTTAGTTGAAGGTAGGTTCTTTatcagagagggagaaaataggGCTAGGCAAGACAGCAAGGACAAGaaggagtggtggtggtgatgctttttaggaagagatagagaggagagttgggtgaaagggaTGAGGCTGAGTCAGGAGAGCAATGTCAAGTGGGGTGAAAGAAGTGTGGGAAGCCAGGGCCAGGGATGTGGTTGGAGTGTTAGGAACTGGGGATGAGAACCTTAAGGGGTTAGTAGAGCCTGCTCTCCATGCCACCCTCCACCACGAGCTGAATGGTCTGCCCATACcctcaggaagaagaaataacaatGACCATAATCTCAGTGGTAGGGAAAGCTTACACACTTCATCTTTGGGGTGATGGGTAGGGAGCTTTTTTCAGCCTTACCGAAGAAGAGAGACTCTATGGGGAAGGTGCTGAAAGGGgttaggaaaggaagagagaagcagaTTGAAGAATTAAGAAAAGGAGGAGGTCGATCTTGAGAGTGGGAGGATTAGAGGCAAGATGGAGAGGACAGGGCTTGTGTTCTGAAAGACCATAGTGAAAGATAATGgagaggatggaagggagagaggaccGGCACAGGATAAGGATAGAGATAAGGATGGGAGAGGTTGAGATGGAGTTGAGGGGAGGCAGCTAGTGGAAAAAGGATGATGAGTAGTGAGAAACAGAGGTTTGGAAGAATAGGAATagaggaaagggagcctgaggggcagaaagaagaaagttgagagaatagaaggaaggagggatacaaaTGCAGGGAAAGCCAGGGAGGAttggagccagagccagagaaaaGGGTTATGAAAGAGAGACAGCTGGAAGGAGTAAGGCAGAATCCTCAGCAGGAGGAGCTAGCAGGAAAAAGATGAAGCAGGGAGGGCCAAAAGCTGGAGGGAGGGAATGCTTGGGTCCCTGTCCAGGCTATTGGCAAGACAGCCCGCCTGTCACCGCCCCCCACTTCCTGGCCGGCCCCGGAAACAAGCAGGCGtcggtggggaggggggggggcggcagcagcagcatcgGCAGCCCCAGCCCTCCGAGGGAGAAACagcagtgagggagggagggagagagcggGGGAACATCCCCCCTCCCACCATTCTCACCACTATGGGTCCGGCCCCCCACTCCCACAGCCCCTCCACCAGCCGGGGCTAGGACACCCCCAAACCCCGAGGGCCCCCTGGCACCGACTCcccaccagagaaagagacacagccGCCACCACCGCTGCCGCAGCCTGGCTGGGGAGGGGGCCGGCCCCCTAGGCCCCCTACCCcactgaggtgggggagggatggaactggggaggggggatgagagATGGGTCgggggaggagggagctgggAGGTCACGGAGATGGAGAATGGGGTCTGGGGAGAGAGAGTGTAAGGTAGACTTGGGAGAGTTGCCGctgggaaagatggagagaatcCAGACCGAaaagggatggaggagggaggggctgAGGCCTGGTGAGTGGGGGGGCTGGCCTGATTGAGGGGATAGTGATGGGGTGGGGATGAGGTGTGctggtgaggggagagagggattcCCCACAGCCCGCCCCCCCAGTTCCTCTTTCTGCCCCTTGGATCCCTTGAAAGGAGTGTAGATTATAAGCTACATTCCTGACTCCTCCTCCGAGAGAATATTGGTGCTAGATCATAGCAGGACACCCTTCTGTTTCCATGCACAGAGCCTAAGGAAGCTCTCTACAGATCCTATGTGCATGATAGGCCCCTCGTAACACACATGTGTCCTGTGTGCTTCCTTGTTTTCTCCATTGAGTGTGCATGCTTTAGCTAGTGGCTAgtatgtggttgattatgttccCCTATGATCCAGGGTCATGGAAGATATGCTCACATTAGTTAGATGTTTTATCCATTCCCTGTTGAGAAGGGTGGCTATAGTGCTGTTGTTTTCCTAAGTTCATCTTTGTCCAATCACATAATATAATATGGCCTGTCCCTTGTGTCATATCCATCTGGAGAATATATTTACATACCCCACGCATCTGTATATTCAAATGTTGCCTACTTTCTCAGATCTTTCCATTGCATATTGGTTGTGTGTTTATGTTCATATGCTTTGCCCGTGCCCATCACTGCCAAGGGAGTTGTCTTCACATGTTATATACGTCTTGTGCCCATGGCAtgatttgttttgattcttctgttTTACTTGTGATTATTGCCCCATGGGGTTGCCTTCAGGTGGCTGATTCCAGGATTTAATTTACTCTTTAACACATATCTTCATGTTGTATTAACTGTTTACTACATGTGTTTTTCTAAGGAAGTTCTAGCACTGCTTGAGCACTTATGTCTTGTGTTATCTGGTCATATGATAACAttaatttccccatttccttcctgAAATGTATTGTAGACATATGTTTGTGTAACACATCTGGTAAGCTCATGTGGTTGGATATCCTCTGGGTATCCTTAGATATGAGTGTTTCTGAGGGAATTGTGTACACATAGCCCATGTAAAGGGTAGTAGAGTTCCAAACACACAGAAAATCCATCTCATGTGCATATGTCTTTGCATGTTCTTCTTATGTTTGACCTGGCCCATATTTCTGCATGACATGTTGTCCATAATACTGCTGTACTTTGTCAGTGTGTACTCATATGACATATGGATGAGTATGTATGTTACAGGTTTCACTCCCATCTATGTCCATGTTTTTATTAATGTTGTAGCATCCATCCTACTGCTTCCATTATTTGCATGTTTAATGATTTGGCATGTTATTTCACCCCAGGCATGTTATCACTACTCTGTATGTTTCTCTATTGCATTTTTGTGTTATCTCCATATGATTTACATTTGCTGTATTTATTCCTTCATTATGTTATCACCCCTCTGCCTCTTCATATTATTGAATTTTCCCCCATGCACTTTCCCACTCCCTCTCCAGCAGTCATGACATTCCCCCGATTTCTATGTTCCTGTTGGTAGCATGTTATGCCTTTGGCCTGTTGGGCATGTGCTTGGAGTACATCACATTCCTTGTGGGAAGCAGTGTCCCCCAGGGCTACACTGTATTAAATACCTGGTGTTCTTGTTATCAACAGCGTGAGCATGTCTTTATTCTTGTCTTTTTCatgggcgtgtgtgtgtgtgtgtgtgtgtgtgtgtgtgtgttttcagaaGACTATTATGGATGGGGGTTGACTGATGTTATATCACCATCATTTCTTCATTCCCAAGGCCTACTTACTTTCTGACCTAGTTATCACCACCTTGCCTGCTACTTGTCTTCTCCACCACCTGTTaagtgtgtgttttgtttgtcttGAATCAGAATATGCTACTGTCATGCTTGACTCAATTAATCAAATATGTATTGTGTGCTAAATGTTATAACCATCCTGTGCATGTTAACTTCGTGTTGATCATCCTCAGGGAAAAGAACAGGAGTAGGTAATGTCCTATAAGCATCTTGTAATGTGTCCCTGTTCAGAGCTTCCAGGCCACTTGAAAATGTGTATTTGTCACATGTTTCTTCCTTGTGATGTTATCACACTTGGCCAATGAGATAATCTCTTCCTTTTACCTTTGACACTCAAGTCAGTCACTGCCTCCCCTTAATGAGGCAGagaagtgggggaggagaaggaagataaaTTGTGTCCACTACTGAGGGAGACGTCacattgtcttctttttcctcccgAGCTGTTTCCTCCTCCTGAGGCAGGTAGTGTGatcttacatacacacacacacacacacagacacacacacacacacacacacacacacacacacacacacacacacacacacacccctttacaGTTCTGTGGGATTCTTACGTATCACCTATGGAACCTTTGCcagaggggtggggtggagtgtgtgtgtattgggtGGGGGCAGAGGACAAGAGGAACATAGCTATCTGTCCCTGGGACAATCCGGATCTGTTTGTCCTTAGATTTGTCTGTGTACTTTTAGGGGGATAAGGAGAAAAGTTGGGGTAGAATGGGGATTCTCTAGATGTGtttttctctctgactctgtgaGAAGCAATGTGAccatggagccaggaagacctgggttcatgatCTGCCTCCAATACATGGCTGTTGGACCCTgtgcaagtaatttaacctctcagagctccagGTAACTCTCAGAAATGATGAGTTGTATTGAAAGTGCTGCTCTAGACTggaaaagggaatttcctcacttgggagttctctgtatcatgaaatcatagatttagtccCTATCCCTACATATCTGTATTTATCTCCATATGTGTCCAAGTATTtctgtgcatgtgcatgtgtctTGTCAGGCCATTCATAGGTCTTGCTTTTCCTCTGTCAGTCCATATTCTGATATGTGTTATggccatgtctttttttttaaatatctctctgtgtatatgtgtctttTTTGTGTATCTATTTTGGGGCCAAAGGAACAAGGAGAGAGTTTCCAACTCTCATGTCTTCACTGCCTCTCTAAAGTGGCTTAGGTGGGTGGGAATCTAGGAATGGAAGGCCCCTGACCCTACCATGACTTTGCctctcatcccccctccccaaacccccaaTTTGGCGCTCTGAGTCCTACTCTCCACCCGTACTCTTGTTGGCCACTCCCCCCCAACGTTCTCCCTTCCAGTGCACAAGCCCActatccttcccctccctcccccctactcCTTACAGGTGGCCAGCATGGAGCTGTGGCCAGGGCCATGGACAATGCTGCTGCTCTTTCTGCTGCTGCTTTTGCTGCTGGTGCCTGTGCTCTGGGGTTACAGCACCAGTGCCAAGTACTTCTGCAAGATGGCATTCTACAACGGCTGGATCCTTTTCCTGGCAGTGCTGGCCATCCCTGTGTGTGCCCTTCGAGGGCGAAACGTGGAGAACATGAAGTGAGAGGGAAACCCAAGGAATGGGAAATGAAAAGAGGGTGGGGAAGATGGATTACCAGAGGTGCCAGGCACAAGGGATTAAGGAGTGGGAAAGACACAGAAGGACCTATGGGAGAAAGATCATAGACATAAGgcaaaggagaaacagaaaatgaTATAGAGAAGGGAACattgaaatggagaaaaagagagatggcAAGAGGAGGGGATGGCAAAAGTATGGGACCCTCTCTGACAGCCCCCTAAATGTGGTCTCCTGGGCCTGTCCCCATAGGATCCTTCGATTGATGCTGCTGCACATCAAGTACCTGTATGGGATCCGGCTGGAAGTTCGAGGAGCTcatcacttccctccctcccagccctaTGTTGTTGTCTCCAACCACCAGAGCTCCCTCGACCTACTTGGTAAGACAGCCCTCTCTCATAACCATGGGAATATTTCTTCCCTGAGTATCTCTGTTCCCTctagcttttgttttggtttggtttttttggctggggcaattggggttaagtgacttgcccagggtcacacagctagtattaagtgtctgaggccgaatttgaactcaggtcctcctgaatccagggccagtgctctatcccctgtgccacctagctgcccctccctctagCTTTTAACACTCTCTCATCACCAGGGAACCTTCTACCCCAGAGATTTCCATTATCCCACACCCCAGATACACTGGTTCCCATTAGGAAATATTCCCAGAGCTTCTCATCTTAGAATGTCctgctcccctcttccctccctgagcaTTTCCTCCCATTTATGTCAGGAACTTCTCTTCTTCATTCCCATCTTTCAGGTCCCTTCTAttttccccctcccaccttcctctGGCCCAGGTCTCTTCTCCCTTTGGAGAACCTTCCCTAGGAAGTAAATCTCCCTCCAACCTGTTTTTCTCCCTTCTAAGATATCCTTGACACCCTTGGGATGTCACTTTGCTATCATTCCATTCTCCCTCCCATCAAGTAAAAGCATTTCCTTTCCTTACTGCCCCATAACTACTGTTTTCTCCTCTTGACACCGAGATATTGTATGCCTGGACTCCACTAACCACCTTACTTCCCTGACCCAGGAATGATGGAGGTTCTCCCAGGTCGTTGTGTACCCATTGCCAAGCGGGAACTGCTCTGGGCAGGGCCGGCAGGGCTAGCATGCTGGCTGGCTGGAGTCATCTTCATTGACCGAAAACGGACTGGGGACGCAATCAGCGTCATGGCTGAGGCTGCGCAGACCCTGCTCAGCCAGAATGTGAGTtgcctcaaaagagaaaaaacatccaTGGGGAATAGGGGATTGATTAGATGGCCATACAGAAGCACCTCTGATATCCCAGGGTTGTATTTACTCTCTGGCACTGACTCCTCCATTCTGTATTGCACTGGCTCTGTCTCTGGcttgttctctgtctcttcttaTCACTGATCCAGTTTCTCCCCTAGGTCCGAGTTTGGGTTTTCCCTGAGGGTACCAGGAACCACAATGGCTCTATGCTTCCCTTCAAACGTGGCGCCTTCCACCTTGCTGTTCAGGCCCAGGTCAGaattcagtttccccatttgaccAATGACACACTACCCTTCTCCTGCAACTCCAGACCCCTTTCCTGTCTGTGGGCTgatgagaaaggggaagaagctCACCAAGAGATGATCAAATGAAGGGAATACCAGGGGaggagggctgaggagggaggcGGTTCTCtgattcccccttccccctcccgcaGGTCCCCATTATCCCCATTGTCATGTCCTCCTATAAAGACTTCTACTGCAAGAAAGAACGGCGCTTCACCTCCGGTGAGAGGACCAGAGTGCTGGTCATGAAGactggtggggagaagggagagtggtTAGTGGGattgtgggggaaggaggaaataagAGTTTTTGAGGGGCCAGGAAATCATTTAGTCATAGAAccatagaacatcagagctggaccATTTAGTCAAGTTCATGGAAATCAGTCTCAACAAATACCAAATGTCTGCTATGTAAGTCATTACGCCAAGTAGTGTGGTGGACACAAAGATGTccttcaaggggcttataatCTGCTTGGGAAAAGAATATAAACATATGAGAAAATAGCTAACAATATGAGGTGGTAAAAAGGCATTGGTGTTTATGGAATGCACAAAGTCTGAATCCCTTTGGGCTAGcgtggtcagggaaggcttcctggagaagatgggattgaGCAGAACCTCGAAAGGAAGAGCACTAGCCTGGGAGATTGAAAACCTGCGTTTTAGTAATGGCCCTGTGCTAACTCACTGGGTGACCTTAACACCCTGAAGGTCaggctttcttccttttctgaaaaaaagtCTGAACCAtttggaatgttttctttctctctggtcaGGTGTCATGCTATTTCCCcacctctgcttcctccttccccctccaccttcCTCCTTCTGCTTTTATTACTCTCTGAGATTCTTCACAGACCACTCTAGATTACCCTGGTCAGGTAACCTCCTCTGTTGGTAGAGGTATATCTGTCTGGGAGAAGGATATTTATCTcaatttatagaggaggaaacagctCCACAGTAACAGTGCAGTATAGCATTTTATAAAACCAGTTGCTTTCttcaacaaccttgtaaggtaggtaatttattattattattattattatccccattcagCAGATTAGGAAACGGAGGCACagaagtgacttgcgcagggtcacatagctagttaaacTGGAGTACagtgctctctttactaaatcATAAATGCTTCTGAAACATACCTCCACCTGGAGGCACCTCTGTGGTTACTGGATGAATTGATAACTGCTAGAATACACATCCCAGCAAGTAGAAAGAATAACAGACTGAGCTGTCAGGAACTCTAGGTTCCAGTTCCAACGTTCCGCTGACTTAAgttgggcaagccacttccttcccctcttcaactccttctcttcccctatgAAGTGAGGTCATTGGACTTGATTTTCTTaatggttccttccagctctgacatccagTGGTTTTGTGAGTGACTAGgggcagaggagagaaaatagaagggGCAGAAAGGAGAAATTTAATGTCTGCTGGGAGGAATGTGTAGGCCGGCCAATGTAGCTTGAGCAAAGGCttttttggagtcaggaaataaaACTGGGAAAAGGGAAGCCCAGGAGGGACTTTAGAATACTGAAAAAGCACCTGGAATAACAGCCTGTGTCTTCCCATCCCCAGGGACATGTCAGGTACGGGTGCTGCCCCCAGTGGCCACAGAAGGGTTGACCCCAGACAATGTGCCGGACCTCGCTGACAGAATCCGCCACTCCATGCTCACAGTTTTCCGGGAGATCTCTACTGACGGCCGGGGAGGGGGTGACTATCTAAAGAAGCCTGGTGGGGCTGGTGAGGCTGGCCCCTGAGCCTTCCTCTCACCACTCTACCacattccctctcccccaacccagTAGTCCCTGGACTGGGCCTGACCCCCTCTTCATTTCCCCCATCCCATTTCTACTTTGTGGTACAGCCAAGCCTCTCCTCACCCCACTAACTCTCTACTCTGAATCTTCAGCTTCTGAAGTGGACACGGACAAAGCGCTTTTCCTCCACCCCTTTTCTCTTTGTTCCCCAACCCTATTCTGTGGACTTTTCCCGTCTTGGTGCAGCCTACACACTCCCTCCATGCCTCCTATCTTGTCTGTGGAACATTctgctcccctctctctcctgggTGGTATGTTCCACTAGGCATAGACCACTCCCGCTCCATAGTGGACACTAAGTGGACACTTCCTCCGTGGCTCTCCTCTCCACTCTTGCTTTGTGGACTCATCCACCTCTAGGGAAGcactctgttctctctctcctactcttCTCCTAACTCTGTGGATACAAATGGACTCATCCAACtggagggagggtggggagaggaggaccCACCTCGTCAATGGAAGTAGACCCTGCCAGCTCCTCTTTGCAGTCGTCCTCTCCAATCTGGCTTCCCCACCcagcctctctttccttcccaccccccactcgCAGTGGATCTATGTGGAGTCCTCTTTCCCAGGACTTGGACCTTTCCCTTTTCTTGGTACAGTCTGTTTTACCTGCCTTATCCTTATTCATCCCGGCCCTTTCTTCCCTGTGACAcactgacacacacacaaaaactgtTCTCCACAgaattccctcttctttccctccccactcctcccctccGACAGTGGGTGGTACACTCCAGTGGTAATACACTCTTAAATTCCCCTGGAGTGGGGCGGGGGAGACCAACCCAGCAGAGCCCCTAGGCCTCAGGCTGTACCGTTAGGTCCAAACACCAGGGAAGGGTGGAGTTAACAGGTGCTGCATTAATTTCTTGCTCCCGGAGGTGGGGTAGGAAGAGCTGAGAGCTGGTTAGAGGAAGCTGGAGtaggtttaatttatttttctttccttttgctgCTGAGGatttgcccttcccccacctccctgtGTCTAGATTGGCAGCCAAACCCTCTCAGTGTTAAAAAcccaaagggagggggaggatcaCCCCCAGGGCCTTGGGGGAGCGGGAGTCTGTTTACAAAAAGGGGTAGAGGAGAGACCCAGCCAAACCTAGGCTTCCTGGCCCCTATCTCCAGCCTAGAAGAGGAGGACCC is part of the Dromiciops gliroides isolate mDroGli1 chromosome 4, mDroGli1.pri, whole genome shotgun sequence genome and encodes:
- the AGPAT1 gene encoding 1-acyl-sn-glycerol-3-phosphate acyltransferase alpha, whose translation is MELWPGPWTMLLLFLLLLLLLVPVLWGYSTSAKYFCKMAFYNGWILFLAVLAIPVCALRGRNVENMKILRLMLLHIKYLYGIRLEVRGAHHFPPSQPYVVVSNHQSSLDLLGMMEVLPGRCVPIAKRELLWAGPAGLACWLAGVIFIDRKRTGDAISVMAEAAQTLLSQNVRVWVFPEGTRNHNGSMLPFKRGAFHLAVQAQVPIIPIVMSSYKDFYCKKERRFTSGTCQVRVLPPVATEGLTPDNVPDLADRIRHSMLTVFREISTDGRGGGDYLKKPGGAGEAGP